The Anabaena sp. WA102 genome contains a region encoding:
- a CDS encoding type II toxin-antitoxin system HicA family toxin: MSQWSSQKAKRVLAALLRIGWKIKRQSGSHKILSHPDWADFVFAFHDNEEIGPRMLARISKLTALTPDDL; the protein is encoded by the coding sequence ATGAGTCAATGGTCTAGTCAAAAAGCAAAGCGCGTTTTAGCTGCTTTGTTACGTATTGGGTGGAAAATCAAACGTCAATCGGGTTCACACAAAATTCTGTCACATCCTGATTGGGCTGATTTTGTCTTTGCTTTTCATGATAATGAAGAGATTGGTCCGAGAATGTTAGCAAGAATCAGTAAACTTACTGCTTTAACTCCTGATGATTTGTGA
- a CDS encoding type II toxin-antitoxin system HicB family antitoxin: MNLKIEIEQEEDGRFIAEVIDFPGVLAYGNTRQEAVAKVQALALRVLADKLEHGEVKPDLFSVSFAAA; encoded by the coding sequence ATGAACTTGAAAATAGAGATTGAACAAGAGGAAGATGGACGCTTTATTGCGGAAGTGATTGATTTTCCCGGTGTGTTGGCTTATGGAAACACAAGACAGGAGGCGGTGGCTAAGGTTCAGGCTTTGGCTTTGCGTGTTTTGGCTGATAAACTGGAACATGGGGAAGTAAAACCAGATTTATTTAGTGTTTCTTTTGCAGCAGCATGA
- a CDS encoding acyl-CoA desaturase, translating to MTIATSKPHINWVNTLFFVALHVGALFALVPSNFSWQAVGVALLLYWVTGGLGITLGYHRLVTHRSFQTPKWLEYVLVIFGTLSCEGGPIEWVGTHRIHHLHSDTESDPHDSNQGFWWSHMGWMIHFAPAHDQVPRFTKDIIDDPVYQFLQKYFIFLQIALGLVLYFLGGWPMVVWGIFVRIIWVYHCTWLVNSATHKFGYRSYDSGDRSTNCWWVAILVFGEGWHNNHHAFQYSARHGLEWWEIDMTWMTIQLLQLLGLATNVKLAEKKA from the coding sequence ATGACAATTGCTACTTCTAAACCTCACATTAACTGGGTTAATACCCTATTTTTCGTTGCATTGCACGTCGGCGCTCTCTTTGCCCTAGTTCCTAGCAATTTTAGCTGGCAGGCAGTTGGTGTGGCTTTATTGCTCTACTGGGTAACTGGAGGTTTAGGTATTACTTTGGGATATCACCGTCTTGTTACTCACCGTAGCTTTCAAACACCCAAATGGTTAGAGTATGTCTTGGTGATTTTTGGCACACTTTCTTGTGAAGGTGGTCCCATCGAATGGGTGGGTACACATCGAATTCACCACTTACATTCCGATACTGAATCTGATCCCCATGATTCAAATCAAGGTTTCTGGTGGAGTCACATGGGTTGGATGATTCATTTCGCTCCCGCTCACGATCAAGTTCCTCGCTTCACTAAAGACATTATTGATGACCCAGTTTATCAGTTTTTACAGAAATATTTCATTTTCTTACAAATTGCTTTGGGCTTGGTCTTATACTTCTTAGGCGGATGGCCAATGGTGGTCTGGGGAATTTTTGTCCGCATTATCTGGGTTTATCACTGTACTTGGTTGGTAAATAGTGCTACTCATAAATTCGGATACCGCTCTTATGATTCTGGTGACAGATCAACTAATTGTTGGTGGGTTGCTATTCTTGTATTTGGCGAAGGTTGGCATAATAACCACCATGCTTTTCAATACTCTGCTCGTCATGGTTTGGAATGGTGGGAAATTGATATGACTTGGATGACAATTCAGTTATTGCAATTACTGGGTCTAGCAACAAATGTGAAACTGGCAGAGAAAAAGGCATAA
- a CDS encoding TMEM165/GDT1 family protein — protein MNWHLLGLSFVTVFLSELGDKSQLAAIALSGQGQSRKAIFFGTAGALVLTSLLGALAGGAVSQFLPTRILKAIAAVGFAILAIRLLLPNSDEE, from the coding sequence ATGAACTGGCATCTTTTAGGACTAAGCTTTGTAACAGTGTTTTTATCAGAATTGGGTGATAAAAGTCAGTTAGCAGCGATCGCACTTTCTGGACAGGGACAATCTCGAAAAGCTATATTTTTTGGTACAGCGGGTGCTTTAGTATTAACAAGTCTCCTGGGCGCATTGGCTGGTGGTGCAGTGTCCCAATTTTTACCTACACGCATTTTAAAAGCGATCGCAGCCGTCGGTTTTGCCATCCTCGCCATCCGTCTATTATTACCTAACAGTGACGAGGAATAA
- a CDS encoding DUF6575 domain-containing protein — translation MKLLPQYPPLVNLEIIEIYEYYDFPCLFSCQNASGQIFLAVWIDETPDHKTWLYSPMSKGRLKNIRSGNIDLYDAFRKSEDGFIYQAIIPENDNWDVVEIIFCENLSDECLPVSGETIDFSDAAFPLENKEKIKI, via the coding sequence ATGAAATTACTACCACAATACCCACCGCTAGTAAACCTAGAAATTATTGAAATCTATGAATATTATGATTTTCCCTGTTTATTTAGCTGTCAAAATGCTTCAGGACAGATTTTTTTAGCTGTTTGGATAGATGAAACACCAGATCATAAAACTTGGCTTTATTCTCCCATGTCAAAAGGAAGATTAAAAAATATTCGTTCTGGTAATATTGATTTATATGATGCTTTTAGAAAATCAGAAGATGGTTTTATTTATCAAGCTATAATTCCTGAAAATGATAATTGGGATGTTGTAGAAATTATATTTTGTGAAAATCTCAGTGATGAATGTTTACCTGTATCTGGGGAAACTATTGATTTTTCCGATGCAGCTTTTCCTCTGGAAAATAAGGAAAAAATCAAGATTTAA
- a CDS encoding GxxExxY protein has translation MNENEMAKEVVDAAYKIHTRLGPGLLESVYQSVLEYELGKRGLAVKAEQPIPVVYEDVHLEIGFRADLIVENKVIIELKSVETVHPVHKKQLLTYLRLADKRLGLLINFGSFLIKDGISRIANNL, from the coding sequence ATGAATGAGAATGAGATGGCAAAGGAAGTTGTTGATGCTGCGTATAAGATTCATACAAGGTTGGGACCAGGTTTGTTGGAATCTGTTTATCAGTCTGTTCTGGAATATGAGTTAGGAAAGCGAGGATTGGCGGTGAAAGCGGAGCAACCCATACCTGTAGTTTATGAAGATGTTCATCTAGAGATAGGTTTTCGGGCTGATTTAATAGTTGAAAACAAAGTTATTATCGAACTTAAATCTGTAGAAACAGTTCACCCGGTGCATAAAAAACAACTATTAACTTACCTTCGTCTCGCTGATAAACGCCTTGGTTTACTCATAAACTTCGGATCATTTCTCATCAAAGACGGAATCTCCCGCATTGCGAACAACCTATAA
- a CDS encoding methionine gamma-lyase family protein codes for MNSFEQLREAEQALLEIFSGIDAQVKHNLKRVLDAFRHHRVGAHHFAGVSGYGHDDLGRETLDKVFAQVMGAESAVVRVQFVSGTHAIACALYGVLRPGDEMLAVVGSPYDTLEEVIGLRGQGQGSLIDFGIKYRQLELTDQGKIDWQNLSTSITDNTKLVLIQRSCGYSWRPSLSIADIEKIVYIVKQQNPHTVCFVDNCYGEFIETQEPTHIGADLIAGSLIKNPGGTVVSAGGYIAGRADLVEAAACRLTAPGIGSEGGATFDQNRLLFQGLFLAPQMVGEAMKGTYLTGYVFDKLGYPVNPPPLAPRGDVIQAIKLGSAKKLIAFCKAIQQYSPIGSYLEPIPDDMPGYESQVVMAGGTFIEGSTLELSADGPLREPYVVYCQGGTHWTHVSIALQAAIEAVINIE; via the coding sequence ATGAACAGCTTTGAACAGCTGCGGGAAGCAGAACAGGCGCTATTAGAAATTTTTTCTGGTATTGACGCTCAGGTCAAGCATAATCTTAAACGAGTATTAGATGCCTTTCGTCATCACCGAGTAGGCGCACACCATTTTGCAGGCGTAAGTGGCTACGGACACGATGATTTAGGACGAGAAACCTTAGATAAAGTTTTTGCCCAAGTGATGGGTGCTGAATCTGCGGTGGTGCGAGTGCAGTTTGTTTCGGGAACTCATGCGATCGCTTGTGCGCTGTACGGTGTTCTTCGTCCTGGGGATGAAATGTTAGCAGTAGTCGGTTCTCCCTACGATACTTTGGAAGAGGTAATTGGCTTGAGAGGACAAGGCCAAGGTTCTCTTATTGATTTTGGCATAAAATACCGCCAATTGGAATTAACTGATCAAGGAAAAATAGATTGGCAAAACTTAAGCACTAGCATTACTGACAACACAAAGTTAGTATTGATTCAACGTTCCTGCGGATATTCATGGCGACCAAGCCTTTCCATAGCCGACATAGAGAAAATTGTTTACATAGTCAAACAGCAAAATCCTCACACAGTTTGTTTTGTAGACAACTGCTACGGCGAATTCATAGAAACCCAAGAACCAACCCATATTGGTGCTGACTTAATAGCTGGTTCATTGATTAAAAATCCTGGGGGTACAGTCGTGAGTGCAGGTGGTTATATAGCCGGACGAGCAGACCTAGTAGAAGCCGCCGCTTGTAGACTGACAGCCCCCGGAATTGGTAGCGAAGGCGGAGCAACCTTTGATCAAAATCGCCTGTTATTCCAAGGATTATTTTTAGCCCCGCAGATGGTAGGGGAAGCGATGAAAGGAACATACCTAACAGGTTATGTATTTGACAAACTGGGTTATCCAGTTAACCCCCCACCATTAGCGCCCAGAGGAGATGTGATTCAAGCGATTAAACTCGGTTCAGCCAAAAAACTGATCGCCTTCTGCAAAGCCATTCAACAGTATTCACCCATAGGATCTTATCTAGAACCCATACCCGACGATATGCCAGGCTACGAAAGCCAAGTGGTAATGGCTGGGGGGACATTTATCGAGGGGAGTACCTTGGAATTATCAGCAGATGGTCCATTGCGAGAACCTTATGTGGTTTATTGCCAAGGGGGGACTCATTGGACTCATGTATCTATAGCTTTACAAGCGGCTATTGAGGCGGTGATAAATATAGAATAA
- a CDS encoding Coenzyme F420 hydrogenase/dehydrogenase, beta subunit C-terminal domain, translating to MTSIDSSKHKRAKALKPGSVRPAKELCSECGLCDTYYIHYVKEACAFITQRIDELETTTHNRPRNLENENELYFGVHQEMMSARKQQPIEGAQWTGIVSSIAIEMLNRGLVEGVVCVQNTKEDRFQPMPIIARTAEQILAAKVNKPTLSPNLSVLEEIEKSGMKRLLVIGVGCQIQALRAVEKKLGLEKLYVLGTPCVDNVTRAGLQKFLETTSRSPETVVSYEFMQDFRVHFKHEDGSEETVPFFGLKTNVLKDIFAPSCMSCFDYVNSLADIVVGYMGAPYQWQWIVVRNDTGKEMLELVKDQLHTQPVMSQGNRKPAVQQSIPAYDQAVTLPMWAAKLMGVVIDKIGPKGLEYARFSIDSHFARNYLYVKRNHGEKLEAHVPEFAKRIVEQYKLPE from the coding sequence ATGACCTCCATAGATTCTAGCAAACACAAAAGAGCCAAAGCCCTCAAACCCGGAAGCGTGCGCCCCGCCAAAGAACTCTGTAGCGAATGCGGACTATGCGACACCTACTACATTCATTACGTCAAAGAAGCCTGCGCCTTCATTACCCAAAGAATAGACGAACTAGAAACCACCACCCATAACCGCCCCCGCAACCTCGAAAACGAAAACGAACTATATTTTGGAGTTCATCAAGAAATGATGTCCGCCAGAAAACAACAACCCATCGAAGGCGCACAATGGACAGGAATAGTTAGCAGCATCGCCATAGAAATGCTCAATCGTGGCTTAGTCGAAGGCGTAGTCTGTGTCCAAAACACCAAAGAAGACCGCTTTCAACCCATGCCCATTATCGCCCGCACAGCCGAACAAATACTAGCAGCCAAAGTCAATAAACCTACCCTATCCCCCAATCTTTCTGTATTAGAAGAGATAGAAAAATCAGGAATGAAACGGTTATTAGTGATTGGAGTAGGTTGTCAAATCCAAGCATTACGAGCCGTAGAGAAAAAACTCGGCTTAGAAAAACTCTACGTACTCGGAACACCATGCGTAGATAACGTTACCCGCGCCGGACTGCAAAAATTCCTAGAAACCACCAGTCGTTCCCCCGAAACAGTCGTCAGCTACGAATTTATGCAAGACTTCCGAGTCCACTTCAAACACGAAGACGGTTCAGAAGAAACAGTCCCCTTCTTCGGCTTAAAAACCAACGTCCTCAAAGACATCTTCGCCCCATCATGTATGAGTTGCTTCGATTACGTCAACTCCCTCGCTGATATCGTCGTTGGGTATATGGGCGCACCATACCAATGGCAATGGATAGTAGTCAGGAACGATACAGGCAAGGAAATGTTAGAACTCGTCAAAGACCAACTCCACACCCAGCCAGTCATGTCCCAAGGAAACCGGAAACCAGCAGTACAGCAAAGCATACCAGCTTATGATCAAGCAGTGACATTACCCATGTGGGCAGCGAAATTAATGGGTGTGGTGATAGATAAGATTGGCCCCAAAGGACTGGAATATGCGAGATTTTCCATAGATTCCCACTTTGCGAGAAATTATTTGTATGTGAAGCGGAATCATGGAGAGAAATTAGAAGCTCATGTACCGGAGTTTGCGAAGCGGATAGTGGAGCAGTATAAGTTACCGGAATAA